Proteins encoded by one window of Sphingosinicella sp. BN140058:
- a CDS encoding DUF4153 domain-containing protein: protein MGEEAGIDHGPWPARAALLAVLGAATGILIHQLTDGGAFEREGRLDVSVAAFLGVSGILLSLGLERLRWRWTAMFAIGGGLAAGFVVCANGAPGEWGAGEGWRFVSSIVAVILALPQFQAARDRARLDLSPSGILAHIWTDLILGLAACAFVLVAILLTVLLAALFALIGLDALQTLIEKGWLLAAIACAAFGGAIGLLRDREGVVETLQRVIRAILSVLAPVLAVGLVLFVLSLPFTGLEPLWESTKATTPILLVSVLGAIVLVNAVVGNDEEEESHQRALRASAIALALVGLPLGGVAAVSTARRISQYGLTPDRLWAAVFVGAVLAFAIGYLVAIAWGRRSWAEALRRTNVLLAAGLSGTTLFLALPIVSFGAISARDQVARLEQGRIAHDKFDWAALRFDFGPAGRRALETLSRSPSAIIRRRAAEALAARTRWELLSNAAEPSIPAPRPMAVTPEGTSVPPALSDAINKEGLCGVRSCRLVIDSPSRAVLLSVSCEECPPDAALFDRRSDGSWRPDAVGAAPAQPPVIGLPAGKIEVRTVTARKIYVDGKPIGHAIE, encoded by the coding sequence GTGGGCGAGGAAGCCGGCATCGATCACGGACCATGGCCGGCGCGCGCAGCATTGCTGGCAGTGCTCGGAGCGGCGACGGGAATACTCATCCACCAGCTTACCGATGGCGGCGCGTTCGAGAGGGAAGGCCGGTTGGATGTGTCGGTCGCCGCGTTTCTCGGCGTGTCCGGCATCCTGTTGTCGCTCGGCCTCGAGCGCCTTCGCTGGCGATGGACGGCGATGTTCGCGATCGGCGGAGGCCTCGCCGCCGGCTTCGTGGTCTGCGCGAACGGCGCGCCGGGCGAATGGGGCGCGGGCGAGGGCTGGCGCTTTGTTTCGTCGATCGTCGCGGTCATCTTGGCCTTGCCGCAGTTCCAGGCTGCCCGCGATCGTGCGCGGCTCGATCTCTCCCCGTCCGGAATTCTCGCCCATATCTGGACCGATCTGATCCTCGGGCTGGCCGCTTGCGCGTTCGTGCTGGTCGCAATCCTGCTGACGGTCTTGCTCGCCGCCTTGTTTGCGTTGATTGGGCTCGATGCCTTGCAGACGCTGATCGAGAAAGGTTGGCTCCTCGCCGCGATCGCCTGTGCTGCCTTCGGGGGAGCGATCGGCCTGCTCCGCGATCGGGAGGGCGTTGTCGAGACGCTGCAGCGTGTAATCCGGGCAATCCTCTCGGTGCTCGCGCCGGTTCTTGCGGTCGGACTCGTCCTCTTCGTGTTGTCCCTGCCGTTCACCGGCCTCGAACCACTTTGGGAGAGTACCAAGGCGACGACACCGATCCTGCTCGTCTCGGTCCTCGGCGCGATCGTCCTGGTCAACGCGGTGGTGGGAAACGATGAAGAGGAAGAGTCGCACCAGCGTGCCCTTCGCGCTTCGGCGATCGCACTTGCACTTGTCGGGCTGCCTCTCGGCGGCGTTGCCGCAGTGTCGACGGCCAGGCGAATCAGCCAATATGGGCTTACGCCGGATCGCCTTTGGGCGGCCGTCTTCGTCGGTGCCGTGCTTGCATTCGCAATCGGCTACCTGGTCGCGATCGCGTGGGGACGACGATCCTGGGCAGAGGCGCTACGGCGAACCAACGTCCTGCTCGCTGCGGGTCTGTCGGGCACCACGCTCTTCCTCGCGCTGCCGATCGTGAGCTTCGGCGCCATCTCCGCCCGCGATCAGGTGGCGCGGCTGGAACAGGGCCGCATCGCCCATGATAAGTTTGACTGGGCAGCCTTGCGGTTCGACTTCGGCCCTGCCGGGCGGCGAGCGCTGGAGACCCTCTCCCGAAGCCCTTCGGCCATCATCCGCAGGCGCGCCGCCGAGGCGCTTGCCGCCCGAACCCGATGGGAATTGCTGTCCAACGCCGCCGAGCCGTCCATACCCGCACCGCGCCCGATGGCGGTGACGCCTGAGGGCACGAGCGTGCCGCCCGCGCTTTCGGACGCGATCAACAAGGAGGGGCTGTGCGGCGTCCGCTCGTGCCGGCTTGTCATCGACTCGCCCTCACGTGCGGTGCTCCTCAGCGTGTCATGCGAGGAATGCCCGCCCGATGCCGCCCTGTTCGATCGCAGATCCGACGGTTCGTGGCGGCCCGACGCAGTTGGCGCAGCCCCGGCGCAGCCGCCGGTGATCGGTTTGCCGGCGGGCAAGATCGAGGTGCGGACCGTCACTGCCCGCAAGATCTATGTCGATGGGAAGCCGATCGGACACGCGATCGAGTGA
- the gatC gene encoding Asp-tRNA(Asn)/Glu-tRNA(Gln) amidotransferase subunit GatC has translation MSVDTATVRHIARLARIAVSDAEVEALAPELNNILGWVEQLQEVDVSGVEPMTAVIPNHLRLREDQVTDGGIREAVLANAPVAEHGFFAVPKVIE, from the coding sequence ATGTCCGTCGATACCGCAACCGTCCGCCATATCGCGCGCCTGGCCCGCATTGCTGTCAGCGATGCCGAGGTCGAGGCGCTCGCGCCCGAACTGAACAACATCCTCGGCTGGGTCGAGCAATTGCAGGAGGTTGACGTCTCCGGCGTCGAGCCGATGACGGCGGTCATCCCCAATCATCTGCGCCTGCGCGAAGATCAGGTGACCGATGGCGGCATTCGCGAGGCCGTTCTCGCCAATGCGCCGGTGGCCGAACACGGCTTTTTCGCCGTTCCCAAGGTGATCGAATAA
- the gatA gene encoding Asp-tRNA(Asn)/Glu-tRNA(Gln) amidotransferase subunit GatA, whose product MTDLTQLGVAQIRDGVRDGNFKAREVAEAFIAQVEAGRALNAFVIETPEHALAAADAADAARASGDLKPLSGVPLGIKDLFATKGYQTTAGSNMLKGFEPVYESTVSGNLFAAGAGMLGKLNMDEFAMGSSNETSAFGNVLSPWRRNDGGNAGITPGGSSGGSASAVAARLAPGVTGTDTGGSIRQPAAFTGISGIKPTYGRCSRFGMVAFASSLDQAGPMAHDVRDCAIMLEAMAGFDRKDSTSLDLPVPKWEASLSSDIRGKRIGIPREYRIDGVPEEIDAVWEQGIAWMRDAGAEIVEVSLPHTKYALPTYYIIAPAEASSNLARYDGVRYGQRVAPENGNLTDMYEATRAAGFGAEVKRRIMIGTYVLSAGFYDAYFNQAQKVRALIARDFHQAFESVDLLLTPTAPSAAFGLGEKTADPIAMYLNDVFAVPASLAGLPAMAVPAGVDRQGLPLGLQLIGRPLDEQGVLNAALAFEERAGFTARPEAWW is encoded by the coding sequence ATGACCGATTTGACCCAGCTCGGCGTCGCCCAGATTCGCGACGGCGTCCGCGACGGCAATTTCAAGGCGCGCGAGGTGGCCGAAGCCTTCATCGCGCAGGTCGAGGCAGGGCGGGCGCTCAACGCTTTCGTCATCGAGACTCCGGAGCATGCATTGGCCGCCGCCGATGCCGCCGACGCGGCCCGCGCTTCCGGCGACCTCAAGCCGCTGTCGGGCGTCCCGCTCGGCATCAAGGACCTGTTCGCCACCAAGGGCTATCAGACCACCGCCGGCAGCAACATGCTGAAGGGGTTCGAGCCGGTCTACGAATCGACGGTGAGCGGCAATCTGTTCGCCGCCGGCGCCGGTATGCTCGGCAAGCTCAACATGGACGAATTCGCGATGGGCTCGTCGAACGAGACCAGCGCCTTCGGCAACGTGCTGTCGCCCTGGCGCCGGAACGACGGCGGAAATGCGGGGATCACCCCGGGCGGGTCCTCGGGCGGCTCGGCCTCGGCGGTTGCGGCGCGGCTCGCGCCCGGCGTGACCGGCACGGATACCGGCGGCTCAATCCGTCAGCCCGCCGCCTTCACCGGCATTTCGGGCATCAAGCCGACCTACGGTCGCTGCTCGCGCTTCGGCATGGTCGCATTCGCCTCGAGCCTCGATCAGGCCGGCCCGATGGCGCATGACGTCCGCGACTGCGCGATCATGCTTGAGGCGATGGCAGGCTTCGACCGCAAGGATTCCACCTCGCTCGATCTGCCGGTGCCGAAGTGGGAGGCCAGTCTTTCCAGCGATATTCGCGGTAAGCGGATCGGCATCCCCAGGGAATATCGGATCGACGGCGTGCCCGAGGAAATCGACGCCGTTTGGGAACAGGGCATCGCCTGGATGCGCGACGCGGGCGCCGAGATCGTCGAAGTCTCGCTGCCGCACACCAAATATGCGCTGCCGACCTATTACATCATCGCGCCGGCGGAGGCTTCGTCGAATCTCGCCCGCTATGACGGGGTACGTTACGGCCAGCGAGTCGCACCGGAAAACGGCAACCTCACCGACATGTACGAAGCGACCCGCGCGGCCGGCTTCGGCGCCGAGGTCAAGCGCCGGATCATGATCGGCACCTACGTGCTGTCGGCCGGCTTCTACGACGCCTATTTCAACCAGGCGCAGAAGGTGCGGGCGCTGATCGCGCGCGATTTCCACCAGGCCTTCGAGAGCGTCGACCTGCTGCTCACCCCGACGGCGCCGTCGGCGGCCTTCGGGCTCGGCGAGAAGACGGCCGATCCGATCGCAATGTATCTGAATGACGTGTTCGCTGTTCCCGCCAGTCTTGCCGGACTGCCGGCGATGGCGGTTCCTGCCGGTGTCGATCGTCAGGGCCTGCCGCTCGGCCTGCAACTGATCGGCCGTCCGCTGGACGAGCAGGGCGTCCTCAACGCCGCGCTCGCCTTCGAGGAGCGTGCCGGCTTCACCGCACGCCCGGAGGCCTGGTGGTGA